TGGAGAGATAGGAGCGGGGCCCACCACTCACGTCCAGAACCCAGGGGGCACAGCTGGTCCGAGAGGTGGAGGCATTGGTCACTGGAGTCACGAGGGTCAGGACAGGCAcctgggagggggtgggagagTCATAAGCACTCTCTTCTACACTACACCCAGCCTAGATGGGCTCTACCAAGCCCCACTTTGAACCCACTGTGTCCACTCCTTTGGAACCCCCAGGACtcactgagaggctgagggagtgTCGGTCCGGAGGGTGGCAGTCACGGGCTAGGACTGGGAGTTGTAGCCAGTGTGCAGGGCCTGGGAGCCCCAGGGCTGATGCCCTGGCTGGCGTAGTACTCCACCACCTGCCGTGGCACCTCAGCCAGGACACACTTGGCGAGTGCAGAGGGGGCAGCCTAGGGTGGGGACAGTGATGTGGTTAGGGGTGAGAGGAAGAGTAGGGGAGGCAGGGCCAGCTGAGGGAGAAGTGGGGCTTCAGGGTGGCCAGCTGGGCTCCCGTGTCCTTAGCAGGACATCAAATGGTGGAAGACGAAGGTCAGATTTGGGGGGATGAGAAGCTGAGGAGTCCTTCAGCCGGAAGGGGCACGGGGGACTCACATCCTTGAAGTCTCGGAAGGGCACGAACTGGACAATGTCTCGGGCTGCAGGCACCCCTCGGGGGCAGCGCAATGGACCGTCGTCGCCGTCCAGCAGCCGCATGTCAGAGAAGTCAGCATTGCCCACGCCTACGATGATGATGGACATGGGCAGGCGGGAGGCACGCACGATAGCAGTGCGAGTCTCAGCCATGTCGCTCACCACACCATCAGTGAGCACCAGCAGCACCGAGTACTTCTGAGGGCAAGCAGAGAGGGTAGAAGGGTTGGCTTTGTGTGCAAGGGCGTTGACACCGTTTCCACCAAGGTGCAGGCCCTGGCCCTGGCACCACTTAAAGACACATGGGGCAGCTCCTGTTTGCCCACCATGTCTTCCTACCGTGGCTTGGCCGGTGCTCTGCTCCCGCTGGGCGGGCTCAGCCACACGGTTGATGATGGGGGCCACGTTGGTGGGGCCGTAGAGCTGGATCTGGGGCAGGCAACGACGGTAGGAGGCGATGACTCCTGAGATCTCTGTGGGTGAAGAGAAGTTGTGAAGCTGGTAGAAATGAGCAGGGCCCCCTCCTGACACTCCTTAAAGCAAGGAAGTGCTTCCAGGTCTGAGGACTGCCCTCCCCTCGAGTTCCTTCATTAAGCAGTGGGAGAGTTGGATGGTCCCTTGGCAGGGAGAGTTGGGTGCAGATGCTGGGCCTCGGCCCTGGAAGCCTCGCCTGATAAAGACAGGCCTGGGATGGGCGGAAGGGACAGGAAGCTGGGCCCTTGGGAATGGAGTCTGTGCTCCCGTGTGGAGTGTGACTGGGGGGAGGCGGGGCAGGTGAAAATCTCCCCTTTTACCTTCACATTCAGGATTTTCCGGGTCAAAGTTGATAGCAAAGTCATGGGACACCTGCAAGGGCAAGGCAGGAGCAGTGAGGGCCTGCCTTTTCTTCCTGACTGACATGCCCCCCATCTCCTTCTTTCCCTCGTATCTAGCCTACCTCGAAGTTGGGGGGGATTCGAGCCCCAAAGCCAAATGCTGGGAACCGCTTATCACTGTGGAGAAGAAAAGGCTGTGGAATCTGTCGGGCAAGTCCTCCCTGCCTgttccctcccaccccactcctCCTACCTGTCATAGTCCTGGCAGATACCTCCCACTGCACGCAGGGCCTGCAGGTAGTGGTTGGGCTGTCGGGGGCTGAGGCAGTGCAGGGACTGGCTGCTCCTCGGGTCCCCATTGGAGGCGGTGAAGTCGATGGCCacctgggtgggggtgggaaaaAGGTCATGCTGCAGCCATGAGAGCCACCAGATTGCCTAGGCCAGAGCTGGGATCTGTAGGGAGGACTAAGACGAGTGGTGGGGAGGCTACAGGTAGCCACATGATGAGGGGGGCGCATAAGCTGACAATGCGAAGGCTCATGAGCAGCCCAAGTTGGGGCAGTGGAGATTCTGGGCTTCTTCCTTTCACTATGGACTCAGCCCCTCCCTCTTGCCTGTGTGCCCTCACTCTGAGTCTTTACCGTGAAGCTGATCTGGCAGCCACCCATGATGTAATCCAGGAAGGTGTGCACCTTCTCCACCTGGAGGTAGGGAGAGGGGTAAGGCGAGGGGATGGGGTGGTCCTTTGAGGAGGGAGCTTGGGTAGGGCTTTTGTGGGGAACATGGGGGAGCCAGAGATTTTGGGTTGCAGTTGGGGGTAGTTCCCAGTTCCCAGAAGCACAGAAACTGGTCTTTGAAACAAGGGAAGGGTTGAACCTGAGAGCGTGgtaggggcaggggctggggcaagGCTTGAAGCAGGAAGTGAAATTTACCGTGCACTGGGCCAGCACTACCGTCCCTGAGCTCTTGTAATTCTTCTTCTTGTCCCGATACTTGGGGTTGATACAGTCCCACTGCATCTAGACCCCACCCCACAAGCTCAGAGTCACAAGTCCATCAGGTGacccctctttctcccttccagCAGAGCCTCCCAGAGCAAGACCCCCATGGCTCGGGCCTTAGGCTGAGCCCAGGTGCTTTCCACCCTCGCCACTTCCTATCACCTACGGTGGTCTCTTCAGCATCACCCTCAGGATTCTCCCAGGGATCTGGGTGGGATTCTGGGGGTGGGGTATTTGTGGCACCTCCTGCCCAGGGCTTGCCGTCCCTTCCTGCATCTCCTGGAAAGTGCTGGTGAACTCGCCGATGAAGTCATGCTTCCCACTGGAGTCGTAGTCATACACCAGGAACTGAGaaggcagggggaggggtggggtcAGGTTGGAGATGCTCTGCGGTGTTCACGGTGGGTAGGGGGACTCAGAGGCAGGGACCTCACAGTCTCGAGGCCCAAACAGATCCTCCACCTGCCCAGAGAGGCCACCTGCTGAACTTTGTTCTTTGGCTCAATCTGCTAGGGACTTTGGCCACTGATAAAATGCATACATGTGGGAAGTTTAACATTGAGCTGTGACCTATTATTTATCCCACAGTGGGATGTGCTTATCActtgggggagaggagggaggcttGCCACATGCAGGGGAAAGGTCTTAGATAGCAGATTGGTTGCCTAAGTAGGCTGTGCTGGCTCGGCTGGGACTTCACCTTGAGAGGTCGGTGAACATCACAGCTGCATAGGGAATGCAGGGACAGGCGGAACGGCTCCCAGCTGGGGTTCAGGTTGTTCTTAACCACCTTGGAGAGGCACCAGGTGGCTGGTCAGCTCCTGTCTGGGTTTTCTTACTTTACTCTCCCTCCCTTCATCCCCATAGCCCCAGGCACCAACCTCAGTTCTCCAGACCAGCTGATCACTTTGGTCCCCGTTGGTCTTATAGATTTCCATGAAAGGGTCAGACTTGCTGAACAGATCCTGAAGATACAGGAGAAAGGGCCCCTGAGGTTGGTGAGAGCTGCAAGGAGGGTGGGGGATGGGCTCACACTGGGAAGAGAGCAGGCCTGGGCTCCCGGGATCTGTCTTGAGTGGGAGGCCTAGGACTGACAGGGGAGTTGGGGGCCTGGACTCTGGGGTTCCAACCTTGTTGTCCAGCTTGTAGGCTCTGAAGGTGAGTTGCACATAGTCGTTTGTGCCTGATACCTCCTCGGCCACGATCTGCAAGGGGGATACAAGTGGCAGGACTCCCCTATCCTTACCACAGGGGCCACCCCATCCCCTTTCCCTTAGGTGGGGGTGGTCCTGGGCATGATGTCACCATAGGTGTCCATGCAGGGGCATCGAATACCTGGACCAAGGGTGAGTACAGGTGATCTTGCCTACCGTGATGGTGGACTTGCCCGCAGTCTTCCCAT
The sequence above is drawn from the Nomascus leucogenys isolate Asia chromosome 22a, Asia_NLE_v1, whole genome shotgun sequence genome and encodes:
- the CPNE6 gene encoding copine-6 — protein: MSDPEMGWVPEPPTMTLGASRVELRVSCHGLLDRDTLTKPHPCVLLKLYSDEQWVEVERTEVLRSCSSPVFSRVLALEYFFEEKQPLQFHVFDAEDGATSPRNDTFLGSTECTLGQIVSQTKVTKPLLLKNGKTAGKSTITIVAEEVSGTNDYVQLTFRAYKLDNKDLFSKSDPFMEIYKTNGDQSDQLVWRTEVVKNNLNPSWEPFRLSLHSLCSCDVHRPLKFLVYDYDSSGKHDFIGEFTSTFQEMQEGTASPGQEMQWDCINPKYRDKKKNYKSSGTVVLAQCTVEKVHTFLDYIMGGCQISFTVAIDFTASNGDPRSSQSLHCLSPRQPNHYLQALRAVGGICQDYDSDKRFPAFGFGARIPPNFEVSHDFAINFDPENPECEEISGVIASYRRCLPQIQLYGPTNVAPIINRVAEPAQREQSTGQATKYSVLLVLTDGVVSDMAETRTAIVRASRLPMSIIIVGVGNADFSDMRLLDGDDGPLRCPRGVPAARDIVQFVPFRDFKDAAPSALAKCVLAEVPRQVVEYYASQGISPGAPRPCTLATTPSPSP